In the Verrucomicrobiia bacterium genome, one interval contains:
- a CDS encoding 50S ribosomal protein L27 — MSHVKAGGSAKNVRNSPGQRLGVKRFGGQVVNNGEVLVRQVGATKVAGPGTYMSRNFTIHAAKDGVVSFQKVKVRRFTGKTATRTQVIVK; from the coding sequence ATGTCACACGTGAAAGCCGGCGGTAGCGCCAAAAACGTCCGCAACTCACCCGGCCAACGATTAGGCGTTAAGCGTTTCGGCGGCCAAGTCGTTAATAACGGCGAAGTATTAGTTCGCCAAGTCGGCGCCACCAAGGTTGCCGGCCCTGGAACTTACATGAGCCGTAACTTCACTATCCATGCTGCTAAAGATGGCGTGGTGAGCTTCCAAAAAGTAAAAGTTCGCCGATTCACCGGCAAAACTGCTACTCGTACTCAAGTTATTGTAAAATAA